TGGAGTCTTCGCAGCTGCAATAATAGAGACTGTTTTTCCCCCGATTCCAACTGCGGCAATCTTTCCATTCGCTGGCTATATTGCATCACAGAATGGAATGAGCGTAATTGAAGTGCTCGGGTTAGGAATGGCTGGCGGGTCAGGGGCAACCATTGGCTCTACAATTATCTATCTGGTATGCATCAAGCTTGGACGAGTCGCAATGTTACGATATCTAAAATACGCAAGAATTTCTGAGCAAAAAATGGTAAAAATAGAGATGTGGTTTGGAAGATATGGGGAAAAGGCAGTCTTTTTCGGCCGAATGGTGCCAGTATTGCGAGAAATGATTTCGATTCCGGCAGGATTATTCAAGATGAAGCCAATCAAGTTTGTTTTGTATACGTTTTGTGGTTCTTGTGTTTGGAGTATCGCACTGACATTTATTGGATATTATTTTGGTCAAGTTACACTAGGAATTATTTGACTTCCATCCATAGATTTTAAAGCCCAAATTACAATGAACCAGCATTGCAAGCAATCATACTGGCAGGAGGCCTTGGAAGCAGACTAAGACCAATTACCGATTATGTTCCAAAACCACTAATCCAATTAAACAATGTACCGCTAATTGAATGGCAGATAAAACAATTAAAAAAATTCAAAATAAACGAGTTCATCATATGTACTGGCTACAAAACAGACCAAATTGAAAACTATCTAGAACAAAAAGAAAACTTTGATTCAAAAATTCTATATTCTACTGAAAAATCTCCGCTTGGTACAGGTGGAGCAATAAAAAAGGCAGCTAAACTGATAAAAGAAAAATCATTTTTGGTTATTAACGGCGACATCATAACTGACATTGACGTTAGAAAATTGTACTCAAATCCAAACTCTATTGCACTAGTGGAACTGCGAACAAAGTTTGGTACCGTTGATCTTGATAATTCAAAAATTGTAAGTTTTAGAGAAAAAAAGCC
This Nitrososphaerota archaeon DNA region includes the following protein-coding sequences:
- a CDS encoding DedA family protein, which codes for MNEIQIFIQWISSLVSEYLYVGVFAAAIIETVFPPIPTAAIFPFAGYIASQNGMSVIEVLGLGMAGGSGATIGSTIIYLVCIKLGRVAMLRYLKYARISEQKMVKIEMWFGRYGEKAVFFGRMVPVLREMISIPAGLFKMKPIKFVLYTFCGSCVWSIALTFIGYYFGQVTLGII
- a CDS encoding nucleotidyltransferase family protein, which translates into the protein MQAIILAGGLGSRLRPITDYVPKPLIQLNNVPLIEWQIKQLKKFKINEFIICTGYKTDQIENYLEQKENFDSKILYSTEKSPLGTGGAIKKAAKLIKEKSFLVINGDIITDIDVRKLYSNPNSIALVELRTKFGTVDLDNSKIVSFREKKPIDNVWMNAGIYHLDKKIVSALPYKGAIEETTFRRFASKENLAGIKFKNVFWYSIDSHKDIDECSKALKGKKI